In Motilibacter aurantiacus, the sequence GCGGGCGACCAGCGGGACCAGGACGAGCACGGCGGCGGTGCCCAGCCGGCCGGCGGCGACCGCCCCGGTGGCGGCGGGCAGCAGGGCGTACGCGGCGGCGGCCCAGCAGCGCACGGCGCGGGAGGCCACGGCGCGGCGCAGGGCGACGTACGCGGCGAGGCCGGCCAGCGGCACGGCGCCGAGGAGCAGGACGTCCACGGCGAGCGGGGCGCGGCCGCCGAGCACCCCGGCGAGCAGCCCGAGCGGCACCAGGTGGGCGGGGGCGGCCTCGCCGCTGCCGACACCGGCGGCGTGCCAGCCGGCCACCGTCGCCGTGAGCAGGTCCGCGGCCCCGCCGGGGGCGGGCAGCAGCGCTCCGCCCGCAAGGCTGCCGGGCCCCACCAGGCGGCGGGCGCCGAGCAGGCCGACGAGGGTGAGCGCGACGAGGAGCAGGGCCGACGGGCGCAGCAGCAGGCGGCGCAGCAGCGACGGGGCGGGCGCGGGCAGCTCGTCGGCGCCGTCGGGGGACGGGCCGGTCTCCGGGGCGGCCGGCCCCGCGGACGGCCGCGGCGGGTCGAGGGCGGCGGCGGCGGCGTCGCGCAGGTGCCGCAGCGCCGAGCCCGGACGGGCGAGGTAGGGGCGTACGTCCCCGGCACCCACGCGCCGGGACCGCCGGCGTCGCGCGCGGGCGCGCAGGAGCGGGACGGGCGCGGCGAGGGCGGCCGGCAGGGCGAGGGCCTCGGCCGCGGCGCCGCGCGGGTCGCGCCCGAGCAGCAGCGCACCGGCCCGCAGCACGGCTCCGGCGACCAGCCGGGCCAGCAGGAGCGGCAGCGCCCAGCTTGCAGTGTTGAGCAGGAGCACCCGCAGCGCGGCCTGCCGGTCGGCACGCAGCGCGGAGCCGCGCACCGCGGCGGGGCGGCGGCGGCCGCGTCGGGCGGCGGCGGCGTGGACGAGCACGGCGTCGGTGGCGCAGACCACCCGGTAGCCGGCGGCGCGGGCGCGCCAGCCGAAGTCCACGTCGTCGCGGAAGAGCGGCAGCGAGGGCTCGAGGCCGCCCAGCTCGTGCCAGGCGTCGGCCCGGACGAGCATGCCGGCGGTGTTGACGGCGAGCACGTCCCGCAGCCCGTCGCGCTGGCCCTGGTCGACCTCCGCCCGGTCCAGCCCGGTCTCGAGCCGGCCGCTGCCGGCGATGGTGACGCCGACCTCGAGCAGGCGCCGGGGGCTGCGCCAGTCCAGCAGCTTCGGCCCGAGCACGGCGGCGTCCGGGGCCTGCGCCGCGGCCACCAGCAGGGCGTGGAGCGCGTCCGGGCGCGGCGCGGCGTCGTCGTGCAGGAGCCACACCCAGCCCGGAGCCGTGCCGTCGGCCGGGGCCGGCCCGAGGGCCGCGAGCCCGGCGGCGACGGAGGCGCCGAAGCCGGAGGTGCGCGGGGCCCCGACCACCAGGTCGAGCTCGCCGCGGGCGTGCGCGGCCTCCAGCAGCGCCCGGGTCCCGTCGGCGCTGCCGGCGTCGACCGCGACGAGGCGGTCAGGGCGCAGCCGCAGCCGGCGCAGGGCGTTGAGGGTCGTCGGGAGCCAGGCCTCTCCGTCGTGGCACACCAGGACGGCGGTGACCGTCCCCGCAGCCGGCGGCACGGGTGCCGGCACCGCGTCGGGGGCGTCGTCCTCGGGGAGGAAGGGACCCGGCTGCGCGGGGGCCGTGCCCGGAGCGGCGGGCCCGCCCGCGTGGGGAACGGCCCGCGTCGCTCCCGACGGCCGCAGCCGGGCGAGAGGCGCAGACGGGGGACGCACCAGCAGAGCGTGCACCAGCGGACGCACTGCGCCGGGGAGGCTCGCCGCGCCCCTCCCGAGGAACCCGCCGCGGCAGTGTCAGGGTCGGCGCCCGCCGGGCGCCCGCCCCGTGTGCCCCGCGACCTCCTCGCGCCCGGGCATCGCCGGCTGCGCCCCGCGCCGCGTGGTGGCCAGCCCGGCGACCGCGACCGCCCATTGGACCGCCTCGGGGAGGGTCGCACCGCGCGCGAGCGCGTCGGCGAGCCCGGCGCAGAACGCGTCGCCGGCTCCTACCGTGTCGACGGCGTCCACGGCGGCGGCGGGCACGTGCTGGGCCGAGCCGTCGCGCCCGACCACGAGCGCCCCGTCCCCGCCGAGCGTCACCACGAC encodes:
- a CDS encoding glycosyltransferase; translated protein: MRPPSAPLARLRPSGATRAVPHAGGPAAPGTAPAQPGPFLPEDDAPDAVPAPVPPAAGTVTAVLVCHDGEAWLPTTLNALRRLRLRPDRLVAVDAGSADGTRALLEAAHARGELDLVVGAPRTSGFGASVAAGLAALGPAPADGTAPGWVWLLHDDAAPRPDALHALLVAAAQAPDAAVLGPKLLDWRSPRRLLEVGVTIAGSGRLETGLDRAEVDQGQRDGLRDVLAVNTAGMLVRADAWHELGGLEPSLPLFRDDVDFGWRARAAGYRVVCATDAVLVHAAAARRGRRRPAAVRGSALRADRQAALRVLLLNTASWALPLLLARLVAGAVLRAGALLLGRDPRGAAAEALALPAALAAPVPLLRARARRRRSRRVGAGDVRPYLARPGSALRHLRDAAAAALDPPRPSAGPAAPETGPSPDGADELPAPAPSLLRRLLLRPSALLLVALTLVGLLGARRLVGPGSLAGGALLPAPGGAADLLTATVAGWHAAGVGSGEAAPAHLVPLGLLAGVLGGRAPLAVDVLLLGAVPLAGLAAYVALRRAVASRAVRCWAAAAYALLPAATGAVAAGRLGTAAVLVLVPLVARTASAALGRGRERWRATWAAGLLLAVACAFAPVLWPLAAVCTLRGAVATRRGRALGGALARAAVVLGLPVALLAPEAARIAADPALLAAEAGLPGPGLAEPALDPLAVVLLHPGGPGAYPLAFTLPVLLAALAAILVARWSPRPGLVAAGWGVALAGMGAGVLVSRTHLPVDGGSAAGWPGPATVAAGAGLVLAAAAGAEGAAARLRERSFGWRQPTAVLLAVLAVVSPLVVAAHWVGVGATGPLDRTVSAVPAFVTAESAGPARVRTLVLAGDTARVRYLLDRGDGSRLGDAELAGEPAARDALAAAVADLASGRGGSAAAALPPFGVRYVLLQAPVDPSLVRALDAVPGLRRAGEQQPHALWEVDVAAVPAAPLRVVGAGGAAELASTPVGAGATAQLPAGPAGRLLVLTEPRADGWRATVDGEPLDPAAAPAGARWAQAFALPAAGGTLTVTYADEGRARGGAARLGLAAVALLLTLPAARRRDTDPEDARA